The following proteins come from a genomic window of Ictalurus furcatus strain D&B chromosome 26, Billie_1.0, whole genome shotgun sequence:
- the LOC128602310 gene encoding cytolytic toxin-alpha-like → MEPKIIMMSALGRALYPGMLYDCRMDSFIPGVTLWDKKALRDDLDVHDQTKTFVKLAASDSVSEKANLLDVSASLKASFLGGLVEVGGSAKFLQDSKSSARQCRVTMQYSQTTKFEQLTMKELGKIIYPQVFEQKTATHVITAVLYGASAVMVFDYTTAENESKQAVQGNLHAVVKKIPTISIEGEASLNMSQDEKKLADNMNVTFYGDYELEENPTTYAEALRVCNTLPSLLRKRKSKGVPVTVWLYPLTLLDNRAAKLVREISLSLVSKIDNLLEELSEVERRCNDLLKNPVTFDFPDLKGRLLQFQDLHSSYKIAFQKALCSVLPGIRSGALENKALGDIMNNHYSSPFTASNMKKWLDDISSELNILRSYTSGLKDLTVVTSSGSVNSILFDPDVDMVVCLSFTSLKNEDLYLVALEDFVNSDGLVNLVQSNAFSPQATQPWFTSLDISARMKQNLSLFTSFSMANKNEKRIKFIIASIPDPTNPGASIRFYLNGLLKSLRFQPVSKPPLPIVETSDEKVLLKLSKSPTGETVKFRVEYRMTPPTDSAADVDAWKVINTSDTQISFTFTQLKPEQQYWVRYRAVSDAGVSEASDSVPFSILGKKDVIVEQWDLSMPYLINKLRNKIMTSMGMSRWSLSTIKTETTNVVSSPKIPYTDAIPGGLKTGMAVYFQGVALATGKTFEINLIAGTRERGDITFHMYYTFSDSLAYNTCRNGNWENVERVPGCPVSKGSAFDIFFVIKSEGYEVYVNGKKYYLFKHRMPVEKVNTLHIYGDVNMNIISTVPNWSASTFGKELTSGISRTKLSNIQSDVPYPLCNPKKLFSSKIAGAFRPGLALFFQGVAPSDYDYFAINLQTGPNFGYDTALHFKPKATSVALNTCRNGEWDDEVSIQGSPFASGGAFDIIMIVRTDGYEVIVNGMSFCMFNHRVAVEKVNTLSITYDVFMNNFGIFEVDNVNMKAKIPAIF, encoded by the exons ATGGAGCCCAAAATCATTATGATGTCAGCCCTGGGAAGGGCCCTGTATCCTGGCATGTTGTATGACTGCCGCATGGATTCTTTTATTCCAG GTGTTACTTTATGGGACAAGAAAGCATTGCGTGATGATCTTGATGTGCATGACCAGACTAAAACATTTGTCAAGCTTGCTGCCTCTGACAGTGTCAGTGAAAAAGCCAACCTCCTAGATGTTAGTGCTTCCCTTAAAGCCAGTTTCTTAGGTGGGTTAGTGGAGGTTGGCGGATCAGCCAAGTTCCTGCAGGATTCCAAGTCCTCAGCACGTCAGTGCAGAGTTACTATGCAGTACAGCCAGACAACAAAATTTGAACAACTCACTATGAAGGAGCTTGGAAAAATCATCTATCCACAAGTATTTGAACAGAAAACTGCCACTCATGTAATTACAGCTGTATTGTATGGAGCTTCTGCTGTCATGGTGTTTGATTATACAACTGCAGAAAATGAGAGCAAACAGGCTGTTCAAGGAAATCTTCATGCAGTGGTGAAGAAGATCCCTACCATTTCCATTGAGGGGGAAGCATCCCTAAACATGTCTCAAGATGAAAAGAAACTAGCTGACAATATGAACGTCACATTTTATGGTGACTATGAGCTTGAAGAAAACCCCACCACATACGCAGAGGCTCTGAGGGTATGCAATACGTTGCCTAGTCTcctgaggaaaagaaagagtaaAGGTGTACCAGTGACTGTGTGGCTGTACCCTCTGACACTTTTGGATAACAGGGCTGCTAAGTTGGTGAGAGAAATCAGTTTGAGCCTGGTGTCTAAAATAGACAATTTGCTGGAGGAGCTCAGTGAAGTAGAGAGAAGATGCAATGATTTGCTCAAAAACCCTGTTACATTTGATTTCCCTGATCTAAAGGGTAGGCTGCTGCAGTTTCAGGACTTACACAGTTCTTATAAGATAGCATTCCAGAAGGCACTGTGCAGTGTTTTGCCAGGTATTCGGAGTGGGGCACTGGAGAACAAGGCACTGGGGGACATCATGAACAACCACTACTCATCACCCTTCACAGCTAGTAATATGAAAAAATGGTTAGACGACATTTCATCTGAATTAAATATACTCCGTTCCTATACTAGTGGGCTGAAGGACCTGACAGTTGTGACATCCTCAGGGTCAGTTAATTCCATCCTATTTGATCCTGATGTTGATATGGTGGTTTGCTTGTCATTTACATCTCTAAAGAATGAAGACTTATACCTTGTGGCACTAGAAGACTTCGTGAACTCTGACGGGTTGGTAAACTTGGTGCAAAGTAATGCTTTCTCACCCCAAGCAACACAGCCCTGGTTCACTTCTCTTGACATTTCTGCGAGAATGAAGCAGAATCTTTCTCTATTTACAAGTTTTTCAATGGCCAATAAAAATGAGAAGAGAATCAAGTTCATCATTGCCTCCATACCTGACCCCACCAATCCAGGAGCCTCCATCCGATTTTATCTGAACGGCCTTCTGAAAAGTCTTAGGTTCCAGCCTGTATCCAAACCCCCCCTACCCATTGTAGAAACTAGTGATGAGAAAGTCCTACTAAAGCTTTCAAAATCCCCAACTGGAGAGACAGTAAAGTTCAGAGTTGAGTACAGGATGACACCGCCAACTGATTCAGCAGCTGATGTTGATGCATGGAAAGTCATCAACACTTCAGATACACAGATCAGCTTTACATTCACTCAACTAAAGCCAGAACAACAATACTGGGTCCGGTACAGAGCTGTTAGTGATGCGGGAGTGAGTGAAGCCAGCGACTCTGTCCCCTTCTCAATTCTTGGGAAGAAAGATGTCATAGTGGAGCAATGG GACTTATCCATGCCTTACCTCATAAATAaactaaggaataaaataatgaCCAGTATGGGCATGTCACGATGGTCTCTCTCTACAATCAAGACAGAGACTACAAATGTTGTCAGCAGTCCT AAAATTCCTTACACTGATGCAATTCCTGGAGGGCTGAAAACTGGAATGGCTGTGTACTTCCAAGGAGTTGCTCTCGCAACAGGAAAAAC GTTTGAAATAAATCTTATAGCCGGGACAAGGGAACGTGGCGATATCACTTTTCACATGTACTATACATTCAGTGACTCGTTGGCCTATAACACCTGCAGGAATGGGAACTGGGAGAATGTTGAACGTGTACCAGGGTGTCCCGTTTCCAAAGGATCagcttttgatattttttttgtgattaaatCAGAAGGCTATGAG GTATATGTAAATGGGAAGAAGTATTACCTGTTCAAGCACCGCATGCCGGTGGAGAAAGTGAATACACTTCACATTTATGGAGACGTCAACATGAACATCATTAGTACTGTTCCA AACTGGAGCGCATCTACTTTTGGTAAGGAACTAACCTCTGGCATCTCACGCACAAAGCTTTCTAACATCCAGTCAGATGTGCCATATCCACTCTGCAACCCT AAAAAACTCTTTTCCAGCAAAATCGCAGGAGCCTTCAGACCTGGTCTGGCTTTGTTCTTCCAAGGGGTTGCTCCTTCAGATTATGACTA CTTTGCAATAAATTTGCAGACTGGACCAAATTTTGGTTATGACACCGCTCTTCACTTCAAACCAAAGGCAACCTCTGTGGCCCTTAACACCTGCAGGAATGGGGAATGGGATGACGAAGTATCTATTCAGGGAAGCCCATTTGCCAGTGGAGGAGCCTTTGATATCATCATGATTGTTAGAACAGACGGCTATGAG GTAATTGTGAATGGCATGAGTTTCTGCATGTTCAATCACCGTGTAGCAGTAGAGAAAGTGAATACACTTTCTATCACTTACGATGTCTTCATGAACAACTTTGGCATTTTTGAA GTGgacaatgttaatatgaaaGCCAAGATTCCTGCCATTTTTTGA